The following coding sequences lie in one Kribbella sp. NBC_00709 genomic window:
- a CDS encoding HNH endonuclease signature motif containing protein, with product METVGERPVWSMSGGEMLSALDHVDAELARIETYRLQVIAGLDGVGHAQEIGAHNTAQLLEFRYRLDPARARRDVRLALSLAKYDAVSAALPATDPPSETILSGDAAPEVAMRPAQAEAIVSALEKVPTTVPVEDLEVAERELVGLACHLPPAELRRAGQRIRDLLDTDGPEPEENKAYAREILTLTAADRGVKFRGYLANENAELLRAIVHAGARPHKTVDGELDPRSREKRQADALTTALTIATTAWDTAAPTTAASGTTATSGAGSASTDASRGRPAGWVPGYGAKATITVTIDWQDLKAATADAIGDVVHGDGLSAATIRRMACDARIVPLVLGSNSEPLDVGRSERLVTRAMRRALNARDRGCVVCGAPPIQCDAHHLVSWIDGGETKTANLVLLRLSHESRVGRQPLLCRRHHIDVHAGDWTITLTNGAVHVSRPHWADPPPPPRPKPHPTSPPSPPALTSGPEPTLASVPEPSAASAAVDERQVIATDTPAATTAGFVARRSAIGRQLLEELTSRGHQEADAATSLREAACLAIWGESTATADRQPNPKPSHADDTLSDPWGERAEPSASGAGR from the coding sequence ATGGAGACGGTGGGTGAGCGGCCGGTTTGGTCGATGAGTGGCGGCGAGATGCTGTCCGCTCTCGACCACGTCGACGCTGAGCTCGCCCGGATCGAGACCTATCGTCTTCAGGTGATCGCAGGTCTGGACGGTGTCGGTCACGCGCAGGAGATCGGCGCCCACAACACTGCCCAGCTGTTGGAGTTTCGGTACCGCTTGGATCCGGCTCGGGCGCGCCGCGACGTACGTCTGGCCTTGTCGCTGGCGAAGTACGACGCCGTGTCGGCCGCCTTGCCCGCTACGGATCCACCGTCCGAGACGATCCTGTCCGGCGACGCCGCGCCCGAGGTGGCGATGCGTCCTGCGCAGGCCGAGGCCATCGTGTCTGCGCTGGAGAAAGTGCCGACGACTGTTCCGGTCGAGGATCTGGAGGTCGCCGAGCGCGAGCTGGTCGGGCTGGCCTGCCACCTGCCGCCTGCTGAACTGCGCCGGGCCGGTCAACGGATCCGTGATCTCCTCGACACAGACGGTCCGGAACCCGAAGAAAACAAGGCATATGCCCGCGAGATACTGACCCTGACCGCCGCCGATCGTGGTGTGAAGTTCCGCGGCTACCTCGCGAACGAGAACGCCGAGCTGCTGCGTGCCATCGTCCACGCAGGCGCCCGTCCCCACAAGACCGTCGACGGCGAGCTCGACCCAAGATCCCGCGAAAAGCGCCAAGCCGACGCCCTGACCACAGCCCTGACAATCGCCACCACCGCCTGGGACACAGCCGCACCGACCACGGCAGCCTCCGGGACCACGGCAACGTCCGGCGCGGGTTCGGCATCTACCGATGCGAGCCGTGGCAGGCCTGCCGGTTGGGTGCCCGGATACGGAGCCAAGGCAACTATCACCGTCACGATCGACTGGCAGGACCTGAAGGCCGCGACCGCGGACGCGATCGGCGACGTGGTGCACGGCGACGGACTCTCCGCCGCCACGATCCGTCGAATGGCCTGCGACGCCCGGATCGTGCCGCTCGTCCTGGGATCAAACTCAGAACCACTGGACGTCGGCCGCTCCGAACGCTTGGTAACCCGAGCAATGCGACGCGCCCTGAACGCCCGTGACAGGGGCTGCGTAGTCTGCGGCGCCCCACCGATCCAATGCGATGCCCACCACCTGGTGTCCTGGATCGACGGCGGCGAAACCAAGACGGCCAACCTCGTACTGCTGAGGCTGTCGCACGAATCGCGTGTCGGGCGACAGCCTCTCCTCTGCCGACGCCACCACATCGACGTACACGCAGGCGACTGGACCATCACCCTCACCAACGGCGCCGTCCACGTCTCCCGCCCCCACTGGGCAGACCCACCACCTCCCCCCAGGCCGAAGCCACACCCCACGTCGCCACCATCACCCCCGGCCCTCACGTCCGGTCCGGAGCCGACCCTCGCGTCCGTCCCGGAGCCGAGTGCGGCGTCGGCTGCGGTGGACGAGCGTCAGGTGATCGCGACAGACACACCTGCGGCGACCACGGCCGGCTTCGTGGCCAGGCGATCGGCCATCGGACGGCAACTCCTCGAGGAGCTCACGTCGCGCGGCCACCAGGAGGCCGACGCAGCAACTTCCCTGCGCGAGGCCGCATGCCTAGCCATCTGGGGCGAGAGCACAGCAACAGCCGATCGCCAGCCAAACCCCAAGCCAAGCCACGCGGACGACACCCTCTCCGATCCATGGGGAGAACGCGCCGAGCCCAGCGCCAGCGGTGCCGGCAGGTAG
- a CDS encoding GNAT family N-acetyltransferase produces MHLESYPEAAVPLPLRPQIHALQNQAWPPDPPPPTSAARPSSTSAPPTGSRLSSPSSPPVEAAADGLVHDPALCPLSMLLVDDGVVVAALDILRKQLEHAGTTFQAGGLSTVVTRADLRGRGYGQRLVTAARDAMIDLHLDLAIFTCDRPLLPFYERAGFHHLPGTTLIGGTPDAPFPSDQPGFDKLTLAAFFTPTAQQAAPTFTNTRIPLHPGPIDKLW; encoded by the coding sequence ATGCACCTCGAGTCCTACCCCGAGGCCGCCGTCCCCCTCCCCCTCCGTCCCCAAATCCACGCCTTACAGAATCAGGCCTGGCCCCCCGATCCCCCACCACCAACCTCCGCAGCCCGGCCCTCCTCTACGAGCGCGCCGCCCACCGGCAGCAGGCTGTCATCGCCGTCCAGTCCTCCGGTCGAGGCGGCCGCGGATGGGCTCGTCCACGATCCGGCCCTCTGCCCGTTGTCGATGCTGCTCGTCGACGATGGTGTGGTCGTCGCCGCGCTCGACATCCTGCGGAAGCAGTTGGAGCATGCCGGCACCACGTTCCAGGCCGGCGGGCTCAGCACCGTCGTCACCCGCGCCGACCTCCGCGGCCGCGGCTACGGCCAGCGGTTGGTCACCGCCGCCCGCGACGCAATGATCGACCTGCACCTCGACCTCGCCATCTTCACCTGCGACCGCCCACTCCTACCGTTCTACGAACGCGCCGGCTTCCACCACCTCCCCGGCACAACCCTCATCGGCGGCACCCCCGACGCCCCATTCCCCAGCGACCAACCCGGCTTCGACAAACTCACCCTCGCTGCCTTCTTCACCCCCACCGCGCAACAAGCCGCCCCCACATTCACCAACACCCGCATCCCCCTCCACCCCGGCCCCATCGACAAACTCTGGTAA
- a CDS encoding TetR/AcrR family transcriptional regulator: protein MTPTTRDPAQPKRRRDRAAREREILEAAEQIFGKRGYQATSMDDVAAQVGVSKPLIYQYYGSKDGLFLACLARLRGQLLDTVSDAVMAAPDAEDALYAGFVAWFQFLDEHPQAWSVLVDEGMLSAGPAAEATDEVRAAFIELIATMVRMNLPAGRPVDEDEVQIVAQSISGATERLAIWRTRSATPPTPQKVARTLQDLLWQGLHTLKST from the coding sequence GTGACCCCGACCACGCGCGACCCGGCCCAGCCGAAGCGGCGCCGCGATCGGGCCGCGCGCGAGCGGGAGATCCTCGAGGCGGCCGAGCAGATCTTCGGCAAGCGCGGGTACCAGGCCACGTCGATGGACGACGTCGCCGCGCAGGTCGGGGTGTCGAAGCCGCTGATCTACCAGTACTACGGCTCGAAGGACGGACTCTTCCTCGCCTGCCTGGCCCGGCTCCGCGGTCAACTGCTGGACACGGTGTCCGATGCGGTGATGGCAGCGCCGGACGCCGAAGACGCGCTGTACGCCGGCTTCGTCGCCTGGTTCCAGTTCCTCGACGAGCATCCACAGGCGTGGTCGGTCCTGGTCGACGAAGGCATGCTCAGCGCCGGCCCGGCCGCGGAGGCGACGGACGAGGTACGCGCGGCCTTCATCGAACTCATCGCCACCATGGTCCGGATGAACCTACCCGCCGGCCGCCCGGTCGACGAGGACGAGGTCCAGATCGTCGCCCAAAGCATCTCCGGCGCCACCGAACGACTAGCAATCTGGCGCACCCGCTCCGCCACCCCGCCAACCCCCCAGAAGGTCGCCCGCACCCTCCAAGACCTCCTCTGGCAAGGCCTCCACACTCTGAAATCCACCTAA
- a CDS encoding flavin-containing monooxygenase, with the protein MTEQHRIAVIGTGFAGIGMAVRLKQAGYDDFVVLERADDVGGTWRDNTYPGCRCDVPSHLYSFSFAPNPDWSSTFSPQPEIEDYLRKVTDAFGVRPHIRFGHAVESASWEDGHWRIRTSQQEFTADIVLSGMGPLAEPSYPKLPGIEEFEGEVFHSARWNHDLNLSGRKVAVIGTGASAIQFVPAIQPEVEELHLFQRTPPWVMPRPDRKITAAEKAIYRRFPLAQKAMRAGIYWGRESMVLGFAKLPAIMKQAQKVAEKHLAHQVRDPLLRAKLTPDFTLGCKRVLISDDYYPALARPNVEVVTDGIAEVTPTGIVTDDGVKHEVDTIIYGTGFKVTDLPVMDMVHGRGGRSLREAWTDGMEAHLGTAIAGFPNFFMLIGPNTGLGHSSMVFMIESQIAYIIDALKTMDAHGLREVEVRREVQRAFVDGVRSSMRNTIWTRGGCTSWYLDSEGRNTTLWPSFTFRFRQLTRRFDPSEYQTLAM; encoded by the coding sequence ATGACGGAGCAGCATCGGATCGCGGTGATCGGCACCGGGTTCGCAGGGATCGGGATGGCGGTCCGGCTGAAGCAGGCCGGGTACGACGACTTCGTCGTACTGGAGCGTGCTGACGACGTCGGCGGGACCTGGCGGGACAACACGTACCCGGGCTGCCGGTGTGATGTCCCGTCGCACCTGTACTCGTTCTCGTTCGCGCCGAATCCGGACTGGTCGTCGACGTTCTCGCCGCAGCCCGAGATCGAGGACTACCTGCGAAAGGTCACCGACGCGTTCGGCGTCCGCCCGCACATCCGCTTCGGCCACGCGGTCGAGTCGGCGAGCTGGGAGGACGGCCATTGGCGGATCCGGACGAGCCAGCAGGAGTTCACCGCGGACATCGTGCTGTCCGGTATGGGTCCGCTCGCCGAACCGTCGTACCCGAAGCTGCCCGGTATCGAGGAGTTCGAAGGCGAGGTCTTCCATTCGGCCCGGTGGAACCATGATCTGAACCTCAGCGGTCGCAAGGTCGCGGTGATCGGGACCGGGGCGTCGGCGATCCAGTTCGTGCCGGCGATCCAGCCCGAGGTGGAGGAACTGCACCTGTTCCAGCGCACGCCGCCGTGGGTGATGCCGCGGCCGGACCGCAAGATCACCGCGGCCGAGAAGGCGATCTACCGGCGGTTCCCGCTGGCGCAGAAGGCGATGCGGGCCGGGATCTACTGGGGTCGCGAGTCGATGGTGCTCGGGTTCGCCAAGCTGCCGGCGATCATGAAGCAGGCGCAGAAGGTCGCCGAGAAGCATCTCGCGCACCAGGTCCGCGACCCGCTGCTCCGCGCCAAGCTGACGCCGGACTTCACCCTCGGCTGCAAGCGCGTGCTGATCTCCGACGACTACTACCCGGCGCTCGCGCGGCCGAACGTCGAGGTGGTCACCGACGGGATCGCCGAGGTCACGCCGACCGGCATCGTCACGGACGACGGCGTGAAGCACGAGGTCGACACGATCATCTACGGCACCGGTTTCAAGGTGACCGACCTGCCGGTGATGGACATGGTGCACGGCCGCGGCGGCCGCTCCCTGCGCGAGGCCTGGACCGACGGCATGGAGGCCCACCTCGGTACGGCGATCGCCGGCTTCCCGAACTTCTTCATGCTGATCGGCCCGAACACCGGTCTCGGGCACAGCTCGATGGTGTTCATGATCGAGTCCCAGATCGCCTACATCATCGACGCGCTGAAGACGATGGACGCCCACGGCCTGCGCGAGGTCGAGGTACGGCGGGAGGTCCAGCGCGCGTTCGTCGACGGGGTCCGCTCGTCGATGCGGAACACGATCTGGACCCGCGGCGGCTGCACCAGTTGGTACCTGGACTCGGAGGGCCGCAACACCACGCTCTGGCCGTCGTTCACGTTCCGGTTCCGGCAGCTGACGCGGCGCTTCGACCCCTCGGAGTATCAGACGCTCGCTATGTGA
- a CDS encoding MerR family transcriptional regulator, whose translation MEEELTVDQLAAKVGMTVRNVRAYAGRGLIPPPRLAGRTGYYGPDHVARLTLVRELLDKGYTLAAVERMLGELPDGALALGVFETLVNPWTPSEPEVLDGQQLADRAGVPYDPAVIERLVELGIAERLEDGRLRIPNSDLLRTGLEVIKLGVPMEAIFEMLPKLFAQADAVAKTYVELFRSTVWRDFTNAGMPTDGWPEIQRTLEGIIPLAGQALVAAFREAMAHEIEQVAYEELGLDPKALPSTG comes from the coding sequence GTGGAAGAGGAGCTCACTGTCGACCAACTGGCCGCCAAGGTCGGGATGACGGTTCGCAACGTGCGCGCGTACGCCGGGCGCGGGCTGATCCCGCCGCCGCGGCTGGCCGGCCGGACCGGGTACTACGGTCCGGACCACGTCGCCCGGCTCACGCTGGTCCGCGAGCTGCTCGACAAGGGCTACACGCTGGCCGCGGTCGAGCGGATGCTCGGCGAGCTGCCCGATGGAGCCCTCGCGCTCGGCGTCTTCGAGACCCTCGTCAACCCGTGGACGCCGTCGGAGCCGGAGGTTCTCGACGGGCAGCAGCTCGCCGACCGGGCCGGCGTGCCGTACGACCCGGCCGTGATCGAGCGGCTGGTCGAGCTGGGCATCGCGGAGCGGCTGGAGGACGGCCGGCTGCGGATCCCGAACTCGGACCTGCTCCGCACCGGCCTCGAGGTGATCAAACTCGGCGTCCCGATGGAAGCGATCTTCGAGATGCTGCCGAAGCTGTTCGCGCAGGCCGACGCCGTCGCCAAGACGTACGTCGAACTCTTCCGCTCGACCGTCTGGCGCGACTTCACCAACGCCGGCATGCCGACCGACGGCTGGCCCGAGATCCAGCGCACCCTCGAGGGCATCATCCCGCTGGCCGGCCAGGCCCTGGTCGCTGCCTTCCGCGAGGCAATGGCCCACGAGATCGAGCAGGTCGCCTACGAAGAACTCGGCCTCGACCCGAAAGCCCTACCCTCCACCGGCTGA